CCATCCCCCCTGTACGTCGTAAAGCTACCTACATATTCGTCTTGCCTTATGCCATGAAGTGTTTGAAATCTTTCGCAAAGCTCTCCAGCCTTTGCATGGCGAAAATAGATGGTATCCCCAATTGTGAGTGTTTTGCCTGTTACCTTAATCGGTGTTTGCACTTCTCCTGCCCCTTCTAAACGAAGAAAGGCAAAATAGTTCGGCTCGTAAAATGCCGGGTATCGATCATTCGCCATTGCTCCAGACGCAGGATAACCACCACCATGACAGACAACAATATTAGGCGCAGGTTTCCGCGTCACACGGAGTGCAAAGCCTGCTGCTTTTGACAGTTGCAAATGGGCAAATTGATCAAAAAGGGCTGGTGCATAAAATGCTGAACCAACTGTAATTTCTGTTACTTCCTTCTGCTCCGCAGTATATATCATACTGCCTGTACCTCCACCATTAACAAAGCGTAATTGAGGAAAATAGGCTTTTACATGCGCAATAGCTAATCTACGAAATTGGGTTACTTGCTTTTTGGCTTGAGTTTGCATGAAATCTATTAATCTACCTTTTATAGCATTAGCAGGTCGATTGCCAACACCAGCTATTTGCGCCTCATATCCCATAACGCCTACAACTTCTATATGCGACTGCTGTTTTATATAAGTTAAAAAAGGCGTGATAGACTCCAGCGAGTCAAGAGATGAGCGCTTTGTACCAAAATAAAGTACTTTAAAATCAGTAGATAAATTAATATCGATACAGATGGATACCTTTACATCAAGCTCCGCTCCTATTTTTTCTAAAAACGCAACTTGCTCACATCTATCTACCATAAATGTGACGGTTTTTCCCTCTTTTACATAGTGCAATAGCTTGCGTACAGCCATATCTTCCATAACAGGATAACCAAGCAGCACATCATCGAAATTTTTTTGGAGTAAAAAGATGGATTCTGCCGCGGTAAATGTCATAAATCCTGTTATATTCGACAGATGTTGTTGTAGATATTGCAACACCTCCACCGAGCGTATTGATTTTGTTGCTATACGGATTTTTTTTTGCCCACAAGCTTGTTGCACCGTTGCAATATTATCATCAAGTGCATCAAGGTCTAACCAAGCAAATGGACGCTCTATGCCATGGAAAGCCTGTTGAAATCTCGTTGTCATTTAATCCCCCTCGTATGATTTATATTGGTCAAGTACAAGAAAAATACACCGAAAGCTTGTCTACTTCACAATAGGCAACAAAAAACAACCGTGTATTACGACGAAATTGCCTTCACGGTTGTTTTAGTATAGGTCAAGCATTGTACTCACCTTTCTATTAGATTTTTAAGAGATTAGGATGCCAATAAAAACTCAGCAGCTAAATTTAACATTACCACCAAATGTAGCGCAGCAATAAAGAATCCTTGGCGATCTAAACGTTTCATAACAGTCATATTCATAAACTATCACCTCTCCTTTTTTTCACATTATACGCTCACCTTGTTCAATTTTCAAACTATTCTTAATATTAAAATATAACTATTTTTCTGACAGCCAAAACCAAATATGGCATGATAAAGAGTGAAATCATGCCTAAAGGAGTGGACGAAATTGAAAAAAGCATTACTGGTAATTGATTATACAAATGATTTTGTAGCAACAGATGGTAAATTAACATGTGGGGAACCAGGGCAATTACTCGATACGCCTATTGCAAATTTAATTGAACAATTTATTGCAGAAAAAAATGTAGTCGTCTTCGCTAATGATTTACATGAAGAGAACGATCCATTTCACCCTGAAACAAAGCTTTTTCCTCCTCACAATATTCGGGGAACATCAGGTCGCAATCTATACGGTCATGTTGGTGAAGTTTATAACTTGTATAAGGATAAAGTGATTTGGCTCGATAAAACACGTTATAGTGCCTTTGCAGGAACAAATTTAGCCATTTTATTAAAAGAACGGAACATCGAGGAAGTTCATTTAGTTGGTGTTTGTACAGATATTTGTATTTTGCATACGGCTGTGGATGCTTATAATTTGGGCATTTCTACTGTTATTTATGCAAATGCAGTAGCAAGTTTTGATGCAGCCGGACATGATTGGGCTTTGCGTCATTTTGAACATACTTTAGGAGCGACAGTTGTGAAATAAAATAAATGAAATCATAAAAAAGAAGCTGTAGAGGTTTAATTATCTCCAAAAAGGATATAACTAAGTAATGCCATTATATCTTAACTTTGAGGAGATGAATCATTATGA
This DNA window, taken from Lysinibacillus sp. FSL M8-0337, encodes the following:
- a CDS encoding amino acid deaminase/aldolase, with amino-acid sequence MTTRFQQAFHGIERPFAWLDLDALDDNIATVQQACGQKKIRIATKSIRSVEVLQYLQQHLSNITGFMTFTAAESIFLLQKNFDDVLLGYPVMEDMAVRKLLHYVKEGKTVTFMVDRCEQVAFLEKIGAELDVKVSICIDINLSTDFKVLYFGTKRSSLDSLESITPFLTYIKQQSHIEVVGVMGYEAQIAGVGNRPANAIKGRLIDFMQTQAKKQVTQFRRLAIAHVKAYFPQLRFVNGGGTGSMIYTAEQKEVTEITVGSAFYAPALFDQFAHLQLSKAAGFALRVTRKPAPNIVVCHGGGYPASGAMANDRYPAFYEPNYFAFLRLEGAGEVQTPIKVTGKTLTIGDTIYFRHAKAGELCERFQTLHGIRQDEYVGSFTTYRGDGQCFL
- a CDS encoding isochorismatase family cysteine hydrolase, which translates into the protein MKKALLVIDYTNDFVATDGKLTCGEPGQLLDTPIANLIEQFIAEKNVVVFANDLHEENDPFHPETKLFPPHNIRGTSGRNLYGHVGEVYNLYKDKVIWLDKTRYSAFAGTNLAILLKERNIEEVHLVGVCTDICILHTAVDAYNLGISTVIYANAVASFDAAGHDWALRHFEHTLGATVVK